The nucleotide window TACTAGGTAATAATTTGTAGCCAATATATCTAAAGTATAGCAGTGCAATCAATAAAAGCGGAAGACCAATTAATCCGAATTCAAAAAAAGAAAATCCTTCTAGACCACTTTCTAACATGGTATTATTTACAATAATGTTTGGTGGTGTACCAGTTAAGGTTAACAAACCACCAGTGTTAGACCCAAAAGCTACTGGCATTAATAATTTAGATGGTAAAGTGCCAATGCTCCAAGCAGAAGAAATAGTTACTGGTAATAAGGTTGCAACAGTACCTGTATTACTTACAACACCAGATAGTAGACCAGAACCAAGGGTTGTAATTAATAAGAGTTTTGTAATGCTCTTGCCAGCCATTTTAATAAACTTTTGCCCAGCCAAAGCCGTCCAACCAGTTTGAGATAAGCCTTCGCCTATGATAAATAGCGCAGCAATCATAATCACTGTTGGGTTGCTAAAGCCGCTCAGAGTTTCTTTAAGATCTAAAATTCCAAAAACAAATAGGCTAAGCATAGAAAGTAGCGCAATAATATCTGGTGTAAATTTTCCCCAAATGAAAAGCACAATTGTTATAATTAAGATTACCAGCATTAAATTCATATTAATATGTGCTTTAAAAACTACCGTAAAGTTAAAGGCAATGCAAGCCAATATTTATGATTAAAGTCATGCTTTAAAGGATTTATGAATTATTCAATTATCGGTAGAATATATAGTGACAAATGAAAGAAAGCTTAAGCGAAACCGTTTGCGAAATAGAAATAAGATGAATTTCTATATCCTTTTTAATATTTTTGACATTAAAGAAAAAAAAAAAACACATGAAATTAGATATTTTAGCTATTGGCGCTCATCCCGACGATGTAGAATTAGGTTGCGGTGCTACAATTGCCAAAGAGGTAGCAAATGGCAAAAAAGTAGGTATTATAGATTTAACAAGAGGAGAACTTGGAACTAGAGGGACTGCAGACACTAGAGACGTAGAAGCTTTTAACGCAGCAAAAATTCTAAATGTAGCCATGCGAACCAATATGGAATTTGCCGATGGCTTTTTTGTTAATGATAAGGCGCACCAAATAGAACTTATAAAAGAAATACGAAAGTACAGGCCAGAAATAATTTTGTGTAACGCTATTGAAGACAGGCATATAGACCATGCTAAAGGTAGCAAGCTTGTTAGTGATGCTTGTTTTTTGAGCGGACTAAGAAAAATTAACACAAAACATGTAGATGAAGATGATTGGCAAGCCCCTTGGAGACCTAAAGCTGTATATCATTACATGCAATGGAAAGACTTAGAACCAGATATTGTGGTTGATATTACAGGTTTTATTGAAAAAAAGATGGAAGCCGTTTTAGCCTACAAAACGCAGTTTTATGATCCTGATAGTAAGGAGCCCGAAACTCCTATTTCTAGTAAAAACTTTACTGATAGTATTATTTATAGGGCAAGAAACGCTGGGAGACTCGTTGGTATTGAATACGGTGAAGGGTTTAATGTAGAACGCTATCCTGCGGTTGATTCTTTATTTGATTTAAAATAAGTAAAGAAAACGTTTTGTAGAAATAGGTAAATAATTTACATTTGCAATCCAATTTTAAATGGTGGTTGTAGCTCAGTTGGTTAGAGCGCCTGATTGTGGTTCAGGAGGTCGTCGGTTCGAGACCGATCTTCCACCCAAAAAGACAAAGCCTTTCAGTAATGAAAGGCTTTTTTTGTATATCGGGTAAAGTTTATGATTTCGTTGCGTGTTTCAGCAACTAATTTAGCAAATACAGACCAAATATAAAATCCGCGAGGACTTTCGTGATTAGGCTATTATTAGCAATGAATTATACACAGTGTTTACAACAGTATTTTATTGATTCCCAATCTCAATTGCTTTTTCCAAAATTTCATCACGTCCTTGCCTCAATCCGTTTATTGTTGGTTTTATTTCAACGTCGATTTTAACTCCTTTTCTTTGGGATTCAGTTCCGTCAGGATACATTATCCCATAACCTGAGAATCTCGTTGTATAACCGCCTAAATATTCAATAGCAATATTCCTACCATCAGCACCAGCAGTTTGATTTCCAATTGTGATGATATTGTCTGCTGTCTGAAAAGCCATAGCCGTAAATTCTGATAAGCTTAAAGAATTGTTATCCACAAGAAGAATGAATTTTCCTTTGAAAGCTTTCCGGCTGCTGCCTGTTTTTATGCTTTTATCAAAGACAAATCTTCCAGGATAAGAAATATCAGGATTGTATTTCAAAGCAAAAACCTTATCTTTTGTATTAAAATATCGAGTAAACATTTTATACTTTAACTCTGGATATGCTCGAAGGTCAATAATAATTGACTTTTTTGTACTAAACATTTCAAATATTTCTTCAAACTCTTTTAGTGTAAACTTAGAGGCCATATTAATATAGCCTATAGATTTAGTAATAGATTTTGATTTTAAACTGCTTTTACTTTTTAAATATCCAAAATCATTAAAGTTGTACAGTTTCGTAGAAATATTTCGGATTTCACCATCTCGCATTATAGTTAGAAGCATAGTATCTGATGTATCTCTAAAAATTGTTTGATAAGACCTGTTAATTTTGAAGTTCAGATTTGAACCTGAAACATATTTCAATGTATTTTTCAATTCCGATTCAATGTTGCTATCGTTAATTTTTACAACAATATCACCTCTTTTTAAGTCATTAATTTTTGCAAGAGAATCATTAAAGATTTCAGAGACTACAGCTTGGTTTTCTACATTAGATATATTTACTGGAAGAAATCTATATTTTGTTGTATCGTTA belongs to Winogradskyella sp. J14-2 and includes:
- the bshB1 gene encoding bacillithiol biosynthesis deacetylase BshB1, whose product is MKLDILAIGAHPDDVELGCGATIAKEVANGKKVGIIDLTRGELGTRGTADTRDVEAFNAAKILNVAMRTNMEFADGFFVNDKAHQIELIKEIRKYRPEIILCNAIEDRHIDHAKGSKLVSDACFLSGLRKINTKHVDEDDWQAPWRPKAVYHYMQWKDLEPDIVVDITGFIEKKMEAVLAYKTQFYDPDSKEPETPISSKNFTDSIIYRARNAGRLVGIEYGEGFNVERYPAVDSLFDLK
- a CDS encoding S41 family peptidase, with translation MKKTFLIIILIFFSFNFLTAQQVISETEKLTSLGKIYGFLKYYHPEVGKGKFDWDNEFIKILPAVLKATDKESLSQVYINWIESLGKIEKCKKCDSDEEYFDKNFDLSWTQNTTLFSNELSLKLKFIEKNRNQKENFYVTTEQIGNIKITNEPAYKDLEFPNEKYRLLGLFKYWNIIEYFYPYKYLTDQDWDDVLIEMISKVRDVSTKYEYQNSIRELVAKLDDSHAWISFNDTTKYRFLPVNISNVENQAVVSEIFNDSLAKINDLKRGDIVVKINDSNIESELKNTLKYVSGSNLNFKINRSYQTIFRDTSDTMLLTIMRDGEIRNISTKLYNFNDFGYLKSKSSLKSKSITKSIGYINMASKFTLKEFEEIFEMFSTKKSIIIDLRAYPELKYKMFTRYFNTKDKVFALKYNPDISYPGRFVFDKSIKTGSSRKAFKGKFILLVDNNSLSLSEFTAMAFQTADNIITIGNQTAGADGRNIAIEYLGGYTTRFSGYGIMYPDGTESQRKGVKIDVEIKPTINGLRQGRDEILEKAIEIGNQ